In a genomic window of Staphylococcus taiwanensis:
- a CDS encoding inositol monophosphatase family protein, giving the protein MYAIQEIDCRIEAWIAHIARKVDMMLNDVAVETKKHDLDLVTNIDKEVQADFTKFIEENYPEHQIMGEEKSNHEVDMYRGYAWAIDPIDGTTNLVKQHKDYCLIVSLFYDGEPLLAYTYEFYQQKLYKAVQGQGVTINGVPLHVETYHHLKDALVSIDPKRVRSELLKALISKSHGFRFIGAGGIGALRTITGDFGASIDMGANLWDMSAQLLYAKELGLIVTDIQGNAIDLNHVKGAIIAHPDIHEDIINIIKTY; this is encoded by the coding sequence ATGTATGCAATTCAAGAGATTGATTGTCGTATTGAAGCATGGATAGCACATATTGCACGTAAGGTTGATATGATGTTGAATGATGTGGCGGTTGAAACAAAAAAACATGATTTAGATTTAGTGACGAATATCGATAAAGAAGTTCAAGCTGATTTCACTAAGTTTATCGAAGAAAATTATCCAGAACATCAGATTATGGGTGAAGAAAAAAGTAATCATGAGGTTGATATGTACCGTGGCTATGCTTGGGCGATAGATCCAATTGATGGTACAACGAATCTTGTGAAACAACATAAAGATTATTGTTTAATAGTAAGTTTATTTTATGACGGTGAGCCTTTATTAGCTTATACATATGAATTTTATCAACAGAAGTTATATAAAGCGGTTCAAGGTCAAGGTGTGACGATTAATGGCGTGCCACTACATGTAGAAACGTATCATCACCTTAAAGATGCGTTGGTATCTATTGATCCGAAACGTGTACGTTCCGAGTTATTAAAGGCATTGATTTCAAAATCACACGGCTTTCGATTTATTGGTGCTGGTGGCATTGGTGCATTGCGTACGATTACAGGGGATTTCGGAGCAAGTATCGATATGGGCGCAAATCTTTGGGACATGAGTGCGCAATTATTATATGCGAAAGAGTTAGGTTTAATTGTCACTGATATTCAAGGGAACGCTATCGATTTAAATCACGTTAAGGGTGCAATTATTGCGCATCCAGATATTCACGAAGACATTATCAATATCATAAAAACGTATTAA
- the metE gene encoding 5-methyltetrahydropteroyltriglutamate--homocysteine S-methyltransferase, whose translation MTTIKTSNLGFPRLGRKREWKKAIESYWAKKIDKAELDEKLSNLHRENLLLQKHYHLDSVPVGDFSLYDHILDTSLLFNIIPERFQGREVDDDLLFDIARGNKEHVASALIKWFNTNYHYIVPEWDHAEPKVNRNVLLERFNYAKSLNVNAHPVIVGPITFVKLSKGGHQSFEEKVQTLLPLYKDVLQSLVDAGADYIQVDEPVLVTDESETYEDITKEAYDYLAEAGLADQLVIQTYFERAHVKFLSSLPIGGLGLDFVHDNGYNLKQIEAGDFDSSKTLYAGIIDGRNVWAADIEAKKQLIETLQGYAKHIVIQPSSSLLHVPVSLDDETLDESIEEGLSFATEKLDELDALRRLFNDNDSKKYDDLKARYERFQSQSFKNLAYDFDSVPTSRKSPFPERKKVQDARLNLPDLPTTTIGSFPQTQEVRKYRADWKNNRISDEAYNNFLESEIARWIKIQEDIGLDVLVHGEFERNDMVEFFGEKLQGFLVTKFGWVQSYGSRAVKPPVIYGDVKWTEPLTVKETVYAQSLTDKPVKGMLTGPVTILNWSFERVDVPRKVVQDQIALAIDEEVLALEEAGIKVIQVDEPALREGLPLRSEYHEQYLADAVNSFKLATSSVQDETQIHTHMCYSQFGQIIHAIHELDADVISIETSRSHGDLIKDFEDINYDLGIGLGVYDIHSPRIPTEDEIATAIDRSLQQIDRSLFWVNPDCGLKTRKEDEVKDALTVLVNTVRKKRESNNQNKPA comes from the coding sequence ATGACAACAATTAAAACTTCAAATTTAGGATTCCCAAGATTAGGTAGAAAAAGAGAATGGAAAAAGGCAATTGAAAGCTATTGGGCTAAAAAAATTGATAAAGCAGAATTAGATGAAAAGTTAAGCAACTTACACAGAGAAAATTTATTACTCCAAAAACATTATCATTTAGATAGCGTTCCTGTAGGTGATTTCTCATTATATGACCACATTCTTGATACATCATTGTTATTCAACATCATCCCTGAACGTTTCCAAGGTCGCGAAGTCGATGATGACTTATTATTCGATATCGCTCGTGGTAATAAAGAACACGTGGCAAGTGCCTTAATCAAATGGTTCAATACCAATTATCACTATATCGTTCCAGAATGGGACCATGCTGAACCAAAAGTAAATCGCAATGTTTTATTAGAACGTTTTAATTATGCGAAATCATTAAATGTTAACGCACATCCTGTGATTGTTGGACCAATTACGTTTGTGAAATTATCTAAAGGTGGCCATCAATCATTTGAAGAGAAAGTGCAAACTTTACTCCCTTTATATAAAGACGTACTTCAATCATTAGTCGATGCTGGTGCAGATTATATTCAAGTCGACGAGCCAGTATTAGTGACTGATGAAAGTGAAACGTATGAAGATATCACAAAAGAAGCTTATGATTACTTAGCTGAAGCTGGTTTAGCCGATCAATTAGTCATCCAAACGTACTTCGAACGTGCGCATGTTAAATTCTTAAGTTCATTACCCATTGGTGGCTTAGGTTTAGACTTCGTACATGATAATGGCTATAACTTAAAACAAATTGAAGCCGGTGACTTCGATTCATCTAAAACACTATACGCTGGTATTATTGATGGCCGTAACGTTTGGGCAGCTGATATTGAAGCTAAGAAACAACTGATTGAAACATTACAAGGGTATGCGAAACATATCGTTATCCAACCATCATCTTCGTTACTACACGTTCCAGTATCATTAGATGATGAAACATTAGATGAATCTATTGAAGAAGGCTTAAGTTTCGCTACTGAAAAGTTAGACGAATTAGATGCTCTTCGCCGTCTATTCAATGATAACGATAGTAAAAAATATGACGACTTAAAAGCACGCTATGAACGTTTCCAAAGCCAGTCATTCAAAAACTTAGCATATGATTTCGACAGTGTACCAACAAGTCGTAAATCACCTTTCCCAGAACGTAAAAAAGTTCAAGATGCACGTTTAAACTTACCAGACTTACCAACAACAACAATCGGTTCTTTCCCTCAAACACAAGAAGTACGTAAATATCGTGCCGATTGGAAAAATAATCGCATCTCTGACGAAGCGTATAATAACTTCTTAGAAAGCGAAATTGCACGTTGGATCAAAATTCAAGAAGACATCGGTCTAGATGTATTAGTACATGGCGAATTCGAACGTAATGACATGGTTGAATTCTTCGGTGAAAAACTACAAGGTTTCTTAGTCACTAAGTTCGGCTGGGTACAATCATATGGTTCACGTGCCGTTAAACCACCAGTGATTTACGGAGATGTTAAATGGACTGAGCCATTAACAGTTAAAGAAACTGTTTATGCGCAAAGCTTAACTGACAAACCAGTGAAAGGTATGCTAACAGGCCCAGTAACCATCTTAAACTGGTCATTCGAACGTGTAGACGTACCGCGTAAAGTCGTTCAAGATCAAATCGCTTTAGCCATTGATGAAGAAGTATTAGCATTGGAAGAAGCGGGTATTAAAGTAATCCAAGTAGATGAACCCGCACTACGTGAAGGTTTACCATTACGTTCTGAATATCATGAACAATATCTTGCTGACGCTGTAAATTCATTCAAACTTGCAACATCATCAGTCCAAGATGAAACACAAATTCATACGCATATGTGCTATTCTCAATTTGGTCAAATCATCCATGCTATCCATGAATTAGATGCTGATGTTATCTCTATTGAAACATCACGTAGCCACGGTGATTTAATCAAAGACTTCGAAGATATTAATTACGATTTAGGTATTGGATTAGGCGTTTATGATATTCACAGTCCGCGTATCCCTACCGAAGATGAAATTGCTACAGCAATTGATCGTTCTTTACAACAAATTGACCGTTCTTTATTCTGGGTTAACCCTGACTGCGGCTTGAAAACACGTAAAGAAGATGAAGTCAAAGACGCTTTAACCGTACTTGTAAATACCGTTCGTAAAAAACGTGAATCAAATAACCAAAACAAACCCGCGTAG
- a CDS encoding cyclase family protein: protein MPNYPLWVQLNQLKEAKWVDLTHTFDPEIPRFSEFEKGEVSTLFTVKEHGFYVQRWNIVTQYGTHIDAPIHFVENKRYLEDLDLKELVLPLIVLDFSKEAAENADFIVTRDHLEAWETKHGRIEEGTFAALRTDWSKRWPDIEQFENKDAEGNQHLPGWGLDALKFLIEERGVKSIGHETFDTDASVDTARNGDIVGERYILGQDTFQLELLTNLDQLPTRGAVIYAISPKPKDAPGFPVRAFAIKP, encoded by the coding sequence ATGCCAAACTATCCATTATGGGTTCAATTAAACCAGTTAAAAGAAGCTAAATGGGTCGATTTAACACATACCTTTGACCCGGAAATACCTCGCTTTAGTGAATTTGAAAAAGGAGAAGTTTCGACACTCTTTACCGTTAAAGAACATGGGTTTTACGTGCAACGTTGGAATATTGTCACACAATATGGCACACACATTGATGCCCCTATTCACTTTGTTGAGAATAAACGTTACTTAGAAGATTTAGATTTAAAAGAATTAGTATTGCCCCTTATTGTCTTAGACTTTTCAAAAGAAGCTGCAGAAAATGCTGACTTCATCGTCACACGTGACCATTTAGAGGCATGGGAAACGAAACATGGGCGTATTGAGGAAGGCACGTTTGCAGCATTACGTACAGATTGGTCAAAACGTTGGCCAGATATCGAACAATTTGAAAATAAAGATGCTGAAGGTAATCAACATTTACCAGGTTGGGGTTTAGATGCCTTGAAGTTCTTAATCGAAGAACGTGGTGTGAAATCAATCGGACATGAAACATTCGACACAGATGCGTCAGTGGATACAGCAAGAAATGGAGATATTGTTGGAGAACGTTATATTCTTGGACAAGACACATTCCAACTTGAATTGTTAACGAATTTAGACCAATTACCAACACGTGGTGCGGTCATTTACGCAATTAGTCCGAAACCCAAAGATGCACCTGGTTTCCCAGTACGTGCATTTGCGATTAAACCTTAA
- a CDS encoding DUF951 domain-containing protein, producing the protein MTSNYGINDIVEMKKQHACGTNRFKIIRMGADIRIKCENCQRSIMIPRQTFNKKLKKILVSHQDTES; encoded by the coding sequence ATGACGTCAAATTATGGAATAAATGATATAGTAGAGATGAAAAAACAACATGCATGTGGAACAAATCGCTTTAAAATTATTCGTATGGGTGCAGATATTCGCATCAAATGTGAAAATTGCCAAAGAAGTATTATGATTCCACGTCAAACGTTTAATAAAAAATTAAAGAAAATATTAGTATCACATCAAGATACTGAAAGTTAG
- a CDS encoding PLP-dependent transferase has protein sequence MKDTQLAQISLTQDATGAIANPIYLSTAYQHPHLGQSTGYDYTRTKNPTRSAFEASFAKLEGGCASFATSSGMAAIQLICNLFKPGDEILVAFDLYGGTFRLFDFYEKQYGIQFKYVDFLNYEEVINNITSNTKALFIEPISNPQMIEIDVEPYYVLSKKHHLLTIIDNTFLTPYLSTPLEEGADIVLHSATKYIGGHNDVLAGVVTVKDESLAEQLGQFHNMIGATLSPLDSYLLQRGLKTLHLRIERSESNAKQLAERCKSSDAIDEVLYSGKTGMLSLRLNKAFSVAKLLENLEICIFAESLGGTETFITFPYTQTHVDMLDDEKDKRGIDEHLIRLSVGIEDYHDIEADIIQALEHSKVGVIS, from the coding sequence ATGAAAGATACGCAATTAGCACAGATTTCATTAACGCAAGATGCAACTGGCGCCATAGCCAATCCCATCTATTTATCTACTGCATATCAACATCCTCACCTAGGTCAGTCAACAGGATATGATTACACAAGAACCAAGAATCCAACACGTTCAGCATTTGAAGCATCCTTTGCCAAATTAGAAGGCGGTTGTGCTTCATTTGCTACATCAAGTGGCATGGCAGCCATTCAACTCATTTGTAATTTATTTAAGCCAGGTGATGAGATACTAGTCGCTTTTGATTTATATGGCGGCACGTTTAGATTATTTGATTTTTATGAAAAGCAATATGGCATTCAATTCAAATACGTTGATTTTCTAAATTATGAAGAGGTTATAAACAACATCACATCAAATACGAAAGCCCTTTTCATAGAACCCATTTCTAATCCACAAATGATTGAAATCGATGTTGAGCCTTATTACGTATTAAGTAAAAAACATCATTTATTAACGATTATAGATAATACCTTCTTAACACCGTATTTATCGACACCACTTGAAGAAGGTGCAGATATCGTACTTCATTCAGCAACGAAATATATTGGTGGTCATAACGACGTACTCGCCGGTGTCGTAACAGTTAAAGACGAAAGTTTAGCTGAACAGCTCGGTCAATTCCACAATATGATTGGTGCAACTTTATCACCATTAGATAGTTACTTACTACAACGTGGTCTTAAGACATTACATTTACGTATTGAACGATCAGAATCAAATGCCAAGCAATTAGCTGAGCGTTGTAAATCATCAGATGCTATTGACGAAGTACTATACAGCGGAAAGACTGGCATGTTGAGTTTACGTCTGAATAAAGCTTTTAGCGTCGCTAAACTTTTGGAAAATTTAGAAATTTGTATCTTTGCCGAGAGTCTTGGTGGTACCGAAACGTTTATTACTTTCCCATACACTCAAACACATGTAGACATGCTAGACGACGAGAAAGATAAAAGAGGTATCGATGAACATTTAATTCGATTATCTGTAGGAATTGAAGATTATCACGATATTGAAGCTGACATTATCCAAGCACTAGAGCATTCTAAAGTAGGAGTGATTTCATGA
- a CDS encoding bifunctional homocysteine S-methyltransferase/methylenetetrahydrofolate reductase, giving the protein MSRLLNQLQNNVLVADGAMGTILYSEGLDTYPEAYNLSHPDKIERIHRSYIEAGADIIQTNTYGANFEKLKRFGLEHKVKDIHKAAVQIAKKAANPNTFILGTVGGFRSLQQDELPLSTIQYHAENQIDTLVEEGVDGLLFETYYDLEELTNIVTITRRKYDIPIIAQLTASNTNYLVDGTEINTALKQLVTCGANVVGLNCHHGPHHMQRSFSHIELPEHAYLSCYPNASLLDIENSEIRYSDNAQYFGEVAQDLINEGVRLIGGCCGTTPEHISYIKSSVQDLKPIKDKKVVPISRKTNHTVTHTYKHNLTTKVKNGPAVIVELDTPKHLDTDLFFENIGKLDEANIDVVTLADNSLATVRVSNIAAASLIRQRYDIEPLVHITCRDRNLIGLQSHLLGLSLIGVNEILAITGDPSKVGHLPGASNVYDVNSKGLTELALRFNQGINTDGDALKKHTNFNIAGAFDPNVRKLDGAVKRLEKKIAAGMSYFITQPVYSKEKIIEVYEATKHLNTPLFIGIMPIVSYNNALFLHNEVPGIKMSEDILSQFKAVKDDKEKTKALSLKLSKELIDTVHEYFNGLYIITPFQRIDYSLELAAYSKTITQNKEAIS; this is encoded by the coding sequence ATGAGTCGTTTATTAAACCAATTACAGAACAACGTTTTAGTAGCTGACGGTGCAATGGGAACAATCCTCTACTCAGAGGGACTCGACACATACCCTGAAGCTTATAACCTCAGTCACCCCGATAAAATAGAACGTATTCATCGTTCATATATCGAAGCTGGTGCCGATATTATTCAAACCAATACGTACGGTGCTAATTTCGAAAAGCTAAAACGCTTTGGCTTAGAGCATAAAGTAAAAGATATCCATAAAGCAGCAGTACAAATCGCAAAAAAAGCAGCCAATCCTAATACTTTCATATTAGGCACAGTCGGTGGTTTCAGGAGTTTACAACAAGATGAATTACCTTTATCAACCATCCAATATCACGCCGAGAACCAAATCGACACATTAGTGGAAGAAGGCGTTGACGGTTTACTATTCGAAACCTATTACGATTTAGAGGAACTAACCAATATTGTGACCATCACACGTCGCAAATACGATATTCCAATTATCGCTCAGTTAACCGCTTCAAATACTAATTATCTTGTCGATGGTACCGAAATTAATACTGCTTTAAAACAATTAGTGACATGTGGCGCTAACGTCGTTGGTTTAAATTGCCATCATGGACCACACCATATGCAACGTTCATTCTCTCATATCGAATTACCAGAACATGCATACCTGTCCTGTTACCCAAATGCTAGTCTACTTGATATTGAAAATAGTGAGATTAGATACAGTGATAATGCCCAATATTTTGGAGAGGTAGCACAGGACCTCATTAATGAAGGCGTGAGACTTATTGGCGGATGTTGTGGTACAACGCCAGAACACATCTCTTACATTAAGTCGTCAGTACAAGACTTGAAACCTATTAAAGATAAGAAAGTTGTTCCAATTAGTCGGAAGACGAATCACACAGTCACACATACGTATAAACACAATTTAACAACGAAAGTAAAAAATGGTCCGGCCGTCATCGTAGAACTCGATACACCGAAACATTTAGATACGGATTTATTCTTTGAAAATATTGGAAAATTAGACGAAGCCAACATCGACGTGGTTACACTCGCTGACAATTCACTTGCCACTGTGCGCGTAAGTAATATTGCAGCTGCAAGTCTGATTCGACAACGCTATGATATCGAACCACTTGTTCATATCACATGTCGAGATCGTAATCTCATCGGCCTACAGTCACATTTACTCGGATTATCACTTATAGGCGTTAATGAAATACTGGCAATTACTGGCGACCCTTCAAAAGTAGGCCATCTGCCCGGAGCATCTAATGTCTATGATGTGAATTCTAAAGGTTTAACTGAGCTGGCATTACGTTTTAATCAAGGTATTAATACTGACGGTGATGCGCTGAAGAAACATACAAACTTCAACATCGCTGGTGCGTTTGACCCTAACGTTCGAAAACTCGACGGTGCGGTAAAACGACTCGAGAAAAAAATAGCCGCTGGCATGAGTTACTTTATAACACAACCTGTTTATAGTAAGGAGAAAATTATAGAAGTTTATGAAGCAACTAAACATCTTAATACACCGCTATTTATAGGCATCATGCCAATCGTGAGCTACAACAACGCACTTTTCCTACATAACGAAGTGCCTGGTATAAAAATGTCTGAAGACATATTAAGCCAATTTAAAGCAGTAAAAGATGATAAAGAGAAAACAAAAGCATTAAGTTTGAAACTTTCGAAAGAATTGATTGATACGGTACATGAATATTTCAACGGATTATACATTATCACCCCCTTCCAACGTATCGATTATTCCTTAGAACTTGCAGCGTATTCTAAAACAATTACCCAAAACAAGGAGGCAATATCATGA
- a CDS encoding ParB/RepB/Spo0J family partition protein yields the protein MNYEQDERLVIEQHEQVQKIAISEIKPNPYQPRKTFDDHRLNDLADSIKVHGILQPIVLRNTVQGYYIVVGERRYRASQLAGLTEVPAIIKELTDSDMMELAIIENLQREDLNAIEEADSYRRLMNDLGITQQKVAERLGKSRPYIANMLRLLNLPKEVAKLVQDGKLSGAHGRTLLGIKDDKKMKAISKQAVRENWSVRYLENVVNALQDGRQSKNDKKQPIKPKFIQKQERRLKEHFGTNVQISTSKGTGKITFEFTSEEEFKRLINKLSE from the coding sequence GTGAATTATGAACAAGATGAACGATTGGTAATAGAACAACATGAGCAAGTGCAAAAAATAGCTATATCAGAAATCAAGCCCAATCCATACCAACCACGTAAAACATTCGATGATCATAGATTAAATGATTTAGCAGATTCAATTAAAGTTCACGGGATTTTGCAGCCTATTGTCTTACGCAATACGGTTCAAGGATACTATATTGTAGTTGGAGAGAGACGTTATAGAGCGTCTCAATTAGCAGGTTTAACAGAAGTTCCGGCAATTATTAAAGAATTGACAGATTCAGACATGATGGAATTAGCAATTATTGAAAACTTGCAACGTGAAGATCTTAATGCAATTGAAGAAGCAGATAGTTATAGACGGTTAATGAATGATTTAGGAATTACGCAGCAAAAAGTGGCGGAAAGATTAGGGAAGTCGCGTCCTTATATTGCTAATATGTTAAGATTGCTCAATTTACCTAAAGAAGTTGCAAAATTAGTACAAGATGGCAAATTATCTGGTGCTCATGGACGTACATTGTTAGGAATAAAAGATGATAAAAAGATGAAAGCAATCAGTAAGCAAGCTGTACGTGAAAACTGGAGTGTTAGATATCTTGAAAACGTGGTTAACGCGTTACAAGACGGTAGGCAGTCTAAAAATGATAAGAAACAGCCAATAAAGCCTAAATTTATTCAGAAGCAAGAACGTCGATTAAAAGAACATTTTGGTACAAACGTTCAAATATCGACTAGTAAAGGTACAGGTAAAATAACCTTTGAATTCACATCAGAAGAAGAATTTAAACGTCTTATTAATAAATTGAGTGAATAA
- a CDS encoding mechanosensitive ion channel family protein, with protein MNQVKNVLSSLFQPLTKVETYENLAIKIALIIIYIIVALIVIAILNKVIEQAFKIQNRSSKGNKKRSRTLISLVQNVMSYIVWFIVITTILSKFGISVEGIIASAGVVGLAVGFGAQTIVKDIITGFFIIFENQFDVGDYVKINSGGTTVAEGTVKSIGLRSTRINTITGELTILPNGSMGEITNFSITNGFSIVEIPVSVEENLDKVEKRLNKLFTAMRSKYYLFITDPVVEGIDSLDETKVTFRISAETIPGEGASGSRILRKEIQRVFVQEGIKLPQPIYIKNSSQQSKS; from the coding sequence ATGAACCAAGTCAAAAATGTATTATCTTCGTTATTCCAACCTTTGACTAAGGTGGAAACTTATGAGAATTTAGCGATTAAAATAGCTTTAATTATTATTTATATTATAGTAGCGCTAATTGTTATTGCGATTTTAAATAAAGTAATTGAACAAGCATTCAAAATTCAAAATCGTAGCAGTAAAGGTAATAAAAAACGTTCTCGTACGTTAATATCACTAGTTCAAAATGTAATGAGCTATATCGTATGGTTCATTGTGATCACAACTATTTTAAGTAAATTTGGAATTAGTGTTGAAGGTATTATTGCCAGTGCGGGTGTAGTAGGTTTAGCTGTTGGTTTCGGTGCGCAAACCATTGTTAAAGATATTATTACAGGGTTCTTTATTATATTTGAGAATCAATTCGACGTCGGAGACTATGTTAAAATCAATAGCGGTGGTACAACAGTTGCCGAAGGTACAGTGAAGTCAATAGGTTTAAGATCTACACGTATTAATACAATTACTGGAGAGTTAACAATTTTACCTAATGGTAGTATGGGTGAAATCACAAACTTCTCAATTACAAATGGATTCTCTATTGTAGAGATTCCTGTCTCAGTTGAAGAGAATTTAGATAAAGTAGAAAAACGATTAAACAAATTATTTACAGCAATGCGTAGTAAATATTATTTATTTATTACTGACCCGGTGGTTGAAGGTATTGACTCATTAGATGAAACCAAAGTGACTTTCAGAATATCAGCAGAAACGATACCTGGTGAAGGTGCTTCTGGTTCAAGAATCTTGCGTAAGGAGATTCAAAGAGTATTTGTTCAAGAAGGTATTAAATTACCACAACCTATTTATATTAAAAATAGTAGCCAACAAAGCAAATCCTAA
- a CDS encoding PLP-dependent transferase: MSLSKETEVIFDEHRGVDYDSANPPLYDSSTFHQKVLGGNAKFDYARSGNPNRQLLEEKLAKLEGGQYAFAYASGIAAISAVLLTLKSDDHVILPDDVYGGTFRLTEQILNRFNIKFTTVNATHPEEIEKAIQPNTKLIYVETPSNPCFKITDIRAVANIAKRHHLLLAVDNTFMTPLGQSPLALGADIVVHSATKFLGGHSDLIAGAAITNRKDVADALYLLQNGTGTALSAHDSWTLAKHLKTLPVRFKQSTSNAEKLVNFLSNREEIAEVYYPGNSPLHRSQASSGGAVIGFRLKDESKAQDFVDALTLPLVSVSLGGVETILSHPATMSHAAVPEDVRNERGITFGLFRLSVGLEQPEELIADINYALKEAFNESFIKPITEQRFSS; encoded by the coding sequence ATGAGTTTATCTAAAGAAACAGAGGTTATTTTCGATGAACATAGAGGCGTTGATTACGATTCAGCTAACCCACCACTTTACGATTCTTCAACGTTTCACCAAAAAGTACTGGGTGGCAATGCGAAATTCGATTATGCCAGAAGTGGTAATCCCAATCGTCAACTCCTTGAAGAGAAATTAGCGAAACTTGAAGGCGGGCAATATGCATTTGCCTATGCCTCCGGAATCGCAGCTATTTCAGCTGTATTACTGACATTAAAATCAGACGACCACGTCATTCTCCCCGATGATGTCTACGGTGGCACGTTTAGATTAACGGAACAGATACTGAATCGTTTTAATATCAAATTTACAACAGTGAATGCAACTCATCCAGAAGAGATTGAAAAGGCCATACAGCCGAATACGAAATTAATTTACGTCGAAACACCATCTAATCCATGTTTCAAAATTACAGACATTCGTGCAGTAGCTAACATCGCTAAACGACATCACCTACTACTCGCAGTGGATAACACGTTTATGACACCATTAGGACAATCTCCCCTTGCCCTAGGTGCAGATATTGTTGTTCACTCAGCAACTAAATTTTTAGGTGGGCATAGTGATCTTATCGCTGGTGCTGCTATTACAAATCGCAAAGATGTCGCTGACGCCTTATACCTATTGCAAAACGGTACAGGTACAGCACTATCAGCACATGATAGTTGGACGTTAGCGAAACATTTAAAAACCTTACCAGTCAGATTTAAGCAATCAACATCAAATGCTGAGAAACTTGTTAACTTTTTAAGCAATAGAGAGGAAATTGCCGAAGTATATTATCCGGGAAACAGTCCGTTACATCGATCACAAGCAAGTAGTGGTGGTGCAGTGATTGGATTCCGTTTGAAAGATGAATCGAAAGCGCAAGACTTTGTGGATGCTTTAACATTACCCCTTGTTTCAGTAAGTCTTGGTGGCGTAGAAACCATTCTATCCCATCCAGCCACGATGTCACACGCAGCGGTTCCAGAAGATGTTCGTAACGAACGTGGCATTACATTCGGCTTATTCCGATTAAGCGTAGGTCTTGAACAACCTGAAGAGTTGATTGCAGATATCAACTACGCATTAAAGGAGGCCTTCAATGAGTCGTTTATTAAACCAATTACAGAACAACGTTTTAGTAGCTGA